One window of the Chryseobacterium sp. CY350 genome contains the following:
- a CDS encoding endonuclease: MRKFILPALFVSSFIFAQIPSGYYDGTSGLSGYALKSKIHDIISAKNINWHYGDLTNYYNQTDLDQYYDHGVTNTTFLLDMYSEIPTGVDSYEYTTANIIGGASAEGQGWNREHMMPQSTFYSNYPMYSDLFFVVPTDARINQLRSNYPYGIAGTATFYTFTNTSKIGNSNIPGSSYTGRVYEPINEFKGDVARSLLYFAVRYEGKLGTFNFNNNTNPASDTNPLDGTEERSFDPAYLTMLLQWHNQDPVSQKEIDRNNAVYNLQKNRNPFIDNPSWVNAIWGQTSDNIAPQTAMNLTVTQNSAYFATLSWSPSSSIDVIGYKIYRNGTLISSTKQTSITIDHLTPSTAYQFTVKAYDNGYLLSSDSNIASTTTLSTDIYAKDLIISKYLEGTANNKALEIINKTGHAVNLSDYRLSIQFYSGTNYYFVDPYELEGTVQNNEAFVILNPNANFLCYTIDQAKLVTAAPQMTFTGSNYLELRYKNSSVDAIGVSSQSNSSILSNVSLYRKTIINQPVTTFNISEWDSYTADYCQNLGTLSISDHILADKELKIYPNPANEEIFVKGDVKNIETASIIDLSGKLIYSEKNPFKNKNNIPVQQLIKGNYLLKLDNKIYQFIKN, from the coding sequence ATGAGAAAATTTATACTTCCTGCTTTATTTGTTTCAAGCTTTATTTTTGCTCAGATTCCTTCCGGATATTATGACGGAACTTCCGGTCTCTCGGGTTATGCTCTGAAATCAAAAATACATGATATTATTTCTGCTAAAAATATCAACTGGCATTACGGTGATCTCACCAATTATTACAATCAAACCGATTTAGATCAATACTATGATCACGGTGTAACAAATACCACTTTTTTACTTGATATGTATTCTGAAATCCCGACCGGCGTAGATTCTTATGAGTATACAACAGCTAATATTATAGGTGGCGCGTCGGCAGAAGGACAAGGATGGAACAGAGAGCATATGATGCCACAAAGTACATTTTACAGTAATTATCCTATGTATTCCGATTTGTTTTTTGTGGTTCCTACCGATGCAAGAATTAATCAGCTGAGGAGTAATTACCCTTACGGAATTGCCGGAACTGCCACTTTTTACACTTTTACAAATACATCAAAAATAGGAAACAGCAATATTCCCGGATCGTCTTATACAGGTCGCGTTTATGAACCTATTAATGAATTTAAAGGTGATGTTGCGAGAAGTCTTTTGTATTTTGCAGTAAGATATGAGGGCAAACTGGGAACTTTTAATTTTAACAATAATACAAATCCTGCTTCTGACACCAATCCTTTAGATGGAACCGAAGAAAGATCTTTTGATCCGGCTTATCTTACGATGTTGCTTCAATGGCACAATCAGGATCCTGTTTCGCAGAAAGAAATTGACAGAAATAATGCAGTCTACAATTTACAGAAAAATAGAAATCCTTTTATAGATAATCCATCATGGGTCAATGCAATCTGGGGACAAACTTCTGATAATATTGCACCTCAGACTGCGATGAACTTAACGGTAACTCAGAACAGTGCATATTTCGCCACTTTAAGTTGGTCGCCAAGTTCAAGTATTGATGTTATTGGATATAAAATCTATCGAAACGGTACTTTAATTTCATCTACCAAGCAAACATCAATTACTATAGATCATTTAACGCCATCTACAGCTTACCAATTTACTGTAAAAGCTTATGATAACGGATATTTACTTTCTTCAGACAGTAATATTGCGTCCACAACGACCTTGTCTACAGATATTTATGCTAAAGATTTAATTATTTCAAAATATCTTGAAGGAACGGCAAACAATAAAGCTTTGGAAATTATCAATAAGACCGGACATGCTGTAAATTTAAGTGATTATAGACTTTCAATTCAGTTTTACAGCGGAACAAATTACTATTTTGTAGATCCTTATGAACTGGAAGGAACCGTTCAGAATAATGAGGCATTCGTTATTTTAAATCCGAATGCCAATTTTTTGTGTTACACAATTGATCAGGCAAAATTGGTAACGGCGGCTCCACAGATGACTTTTACGGGAAGCAATTATTTAGAATTGAGATATAAAAATTCTAGCGTAGATGCGATAGGAGTGAGTTCACAATCAAACAGTTCAATATTATCAAATGTTTCACTGTATAGAAAAACCATTATCAATCAACCTGTTACAACTTTTAATATTTCAGAATGGGATTCTTACACAGCCGATTACTGTCAGAATCTTGGGACATTATCGATTTCAGATCATATTTTAGCTGATAAAGAACTGAAAATTTATCCAAATCCTGCCAACGAGGAAATCTTTGTGAAAGGAGATGTAAAAAATATTGAAACAGCTTCAATTATTGATTTATCTGGTAAATTGATCTATTCCGAGAAAAATCCATTTAAAAATAAAAACAATATCCCTGTTCAGCAACTAATAAAAGGAAATTATCTTTTAAAATTAGACAACAAAATTTACCAATTTATCAAGAATTAA
- a CDS encoding SatD family protein, producing MIAVITGDIINSQQTDTEVWITRLKNLLESWGSTPQTWEIYRGDEFQLKCNIDEVFLRFLAIKSLIKSQENLDVRIAIGIGEENFLSEKITESNGTAYVNSGRLLDDIKNDGHTVAIKTSNDSLDRDLNILLKWSSKDFDNWTMATSEIIHEMILNKDITQEDLAKRFAISQSSVSQRLKRANYDLIVETNLYFRKKISEL from the coding sequence ATGATAGCGGTAATCACCGGTGATATTATAAATTCGCAACAGACAGACACAGAAGTTTGGATTACCAGACTCAAAAATCTTCTTGAAAGCTGGGGAAGCACACCACAGACATGGGAAATTTACAGAGGTGACGAATTCCAGTTAAAGTGCAATATAGATGAGGTTTTCTTGCGTTTCTTAGCCATAAAATCTCTTATAAAAAGTCAGGAAAATTTAGATGTCAGAATTGCCATAGGCATTGGTGAAGAAAATTTTCTATCTGAAAAAATCACAGAATCCAACGGAACCGCATATGTAAACTCCGGAAGATTACTAGATGATATTAAGAATGACGGTCATACGGTAGCTATCAAAACATCTAACGATTCTCTGGACAGAGATCTGAATATTCTCCTGAAATGGTCTTCCAAAGACTTTGATAACTGGACGATGGCGACTTCCGAGATTATTCACGAAATGATTCTCAATAAAGATATTACGCAGGAAGATTTAGCTAAAAGATTTGCTATTTCACAATCATCTGTAAGTCAGCGGCTAAAACGCGCAAACTATGATCTTATCGTAGAAACAAATCTATACTTCAGAAAAAAAATATCAGAATTGTAG
- a CDS encoding DUF3307 domain-containing protein: MIFIQLILAHLLGDFILQPNSWVSDKENKKLKSKYLYLHVLIHTVLSFTFLWNLELWWVAVLVGITHLIIDASKLSFQNIKTKKRWFFFDQALHIAVIAGVSLYFNEYNFEFLKNQNLLKIAMGALFLTSPASIFIKLLLSSWTPVPQTQAELQTDSLTSAGKYIGILERLLVFTFILVNHWEGVGFMVAAKSVFRFSDLAQAKQRKLTEYVLIGTLLSFGMAVLTGILIK, encoded by the coding sequence ATGATCTTTATACAACTCATATTGGCACATTTACTCGGAGATTTTATTCTTCAGCCAAACTCTTGGGTTTCAGATAAAGAAAATAAAAAACTGAAGAGCAAATATCTGTATCTTCATGTTTTGATTCATACTGTTTTAAGTTTTACATTTCTTTGGAATTTGGAACTTTGGTGGGTTGCTGTTTTGGTTGGGATTACTCATTTAATTATTGATGCTTCCAAACTCAGTTTTCAGAATATCAAAACAAAAAAAAGATGGTTTTTCTTTGATCAGGCACTTCATATAGCAGTCATTGCCGGAGTTTCACTGTATTTCAATGAATATAATTTTGAGTTTTTAAAGAATCAGAATTTACTGAAAATAGCAATGGGAGCTTTGTTTTTAACTTCGCCCGCATCAATTTTCATTAAATTGCTATTATCATCGTGGACGCCCGTTCCGCAAACACAAGCAGAATTACAAACCGATTCTCTCACGAGTGCCGGGAAATATATAGGAATTTTAGAACGTTTACTGGTTTTCACCTTTATCTTGGTGAATCATTGGGAAGGCGTAGGTTTTATGGTTGCTGCAAAATCTGTTTTCAGATTCAGCGATCTGGCACAGGCAAAACAAAGAAAACTGACGGAGTATGTGTTGATTGGTACACTTCTCAGTTTTGGAATGGCTGTTTTAACAGGAATTTTAATAAAATAA
- the purC gene encoding phosphoribosylaminoimidazolesuccinocarboxamide synthase: MEKKEMLYEGKAKQVFATDNPDQVVVRFKDDATAFNAQKRGSVDLKGEMNNAITTLIFEYLNEKGIKTHFIKQLDEREQLVTKVSIIPLEMVVRNYSAGSMAQRLGVEEGIKSPVTIFDICYKKDELGDPLINDHHAVFLGAATYEELNEMYALTGKINEILIDLFDKMNIILVDFKIELGKTSAGEIILADEISPDTCRLWDKDTMKKLDKDRFRRDLGEVTEAYVEIYNRLKVALGK; the protein is encoded by the coding sequence ATGGAAAAGAAAGAAATGTTGTACGAAGGTAAGGCAAAACAAGTATTTGCGACCGATAATCCTGATCAGGTTGTAGTACGTTTCAAAGACGATGCTACAGCATTTAATGCTCAAAAAAGAGGATCTGTCGATTTGAAAGGTGAAATGAACAATGCCATCACAACTCTTATTTTTGAATATTTAAATGAAAAAGGAATCAAGACTCATTTCATCAAACAATTAGACGAGAGAGAGCAATTGGTAACGAAAGTATCCATCATCCCTTTAGAAATGGTGGTGAGAAACTACTCTGCAGGAAGTATGGCTCAAAGATTAGGAGTTGAGGAAGGTATAAAATCTCCGGTTACAATCTTCGATATCTGCTACAAGAAAGACGAATTGGGAGATCCGCTTATCAACGATCACCACGCAGTTTTTTTAGGAGCTGCAACGTATGAAGAACTTAACGAAATGTACGCGTTGACAGGAAAAATCAACGAAATTCTGATTGATCTTTTTGATAAAATGAATATTATTTTAGTTGATTTCAAAATCGAATTAGGAAAAACTTCAGCTGGTGAAATCATCTTAGCAGACGAAATTTCTCCTGATACCTGCAGACTTTGGGACAAGGATACTATGAAAAAACTGGATAAAGACAGATTCAGAAGAGACTTAGGAGAAGTTACTGAAGCTTATGTTGAAATCTATAATAGATTGAAAGTAGCTTTAGGCAAATAA
- the purF gene encoding amidophosphoribosyltransferase — protein MKSLDIHKSEYLKQFETQTYGRNLFRTQEEERLDAPNEECGIFGMYSDNDLDTFSLSQFGLFALQHRGQEACGISVLKDGKITNMKDEGLVLDVYKEIQDPETFMGNSAIGHTRYTTAGDKKKYNFQPFFAKNEYDQIILSIAHNGNLTNAKELKAELEAEGVVFRATSDSEVILRLIQKNLDLGLRGAIKATMEKIEGAYSVVGMTRNKFFAFRDFNGIRPLVLGAVDEKTYVVASESVALDAVGAQYVRDILPGEIIYTNENEPGKLNSYMVNEEKGKQRICSFEYIYFARPDSTLENINVYEIREKSGEKIWEQAPVEADIVIGVPDSGVPAAIGFSKASGIPFRPVLIKNRYIGRSFIVPTQEMRERVVNLKLNPIISEIKGKRVVIIDDSIVRGTTSKRLVKILKEAGVKEIHFRSVSPPIIAPCYLGIDTPSKDDLISANMSTEQLRDYLGVDSLEFLSTENLKVILGSANHCFGCFTEEYPVAKGEEIELFS, from the coding sequence ATGAAAAGTTTAGACATTCATAAAAGTGAATATTTAAAACAATTTGAAACTCAAACCTACGGAAGAAATCTCTTCAGAACGCAGGAAGAAGAAAGGCTTGATGCTCCAAATGAGGAGTGCGGTATCTTCGGAATGTATTCTGATAATGATCTTGATACGTTTTCACTTTCACAGTTCGGTCTTTTTGCATTACAGCACAGAGGCCAGGAAGCTTGCGGTATTTCTGTTCTTAAAGACGGAAAAATTACCAACATGAAAGATGAGGGTTTGGTTTTGGATGTTTATAAAGAGATTCAGGATCCTGAGACTTTTATGGGAAATTCTGCAATCGGGCACACCCGCTATACGACTGCAGGAGATAAAAAGAAATATAATTTTCAGCCATTTTTCGCCAAAAACGAATACGACCAGATTATACTTTCTATTGCGCACAATGGTAATCTTACCAACGCAAAAGAATTAAAAGCAGAACTGGAAGCTGAAGGCGTAGTTTTCAGAGCTACTTCGGATTCTGAGGTTATTTTAAGATTGATTCAAAAAAATCTTGATCTAGGATTACGTGGAGCCATTAAAGCCACCATGGAGAAGATTGAAGGCGCATATTCTGTTGTCGGAATGACGAGAAACAAATTCTTTGCATTCAGAGATTTCAACGGAATCAGACCTTTGGTATTGGGAGCAGTTGATGAGAAAACATATGTAGTAGCCTCAGAATCTGTGGCTTTAGATGCTGTGGGAGCTCAATATGTAAGAGATATTTTACCTGGAGAAATCATTTACACCAATGAAAATGAACCCGGGAAACTAAATTCTTACATGGTGAATGAGGAAAAAGGCAAGCAAAGAATCTGTTCGTTTGAATATATTTATTTTGCAAGACCAGATTCAACTTTAGAAAATATCAACGTTTATGAAATCAGGGAAAAATCGGGAGAAAAAATCTGGGAACAGGCTCCTGTTGAAGCTGATATTGTAATTGGAGTGCCGGATTCCGGAGTTCCTGCGGCGATTGGTTTTTCTAAAGCGTCGGGAATACCTTTCCGTCCGGTTTTGATTAAAAACAGATACATCGGAAGAAGTTTCATTGTACCGACTCAGGAAATGAGAGAGAGGGTAGTCAATTTAAAATTGAATCCAATTATTTCAGAAATTAAAGGCAAAAGAGTGGTTATTATCGACGATTCTATCGTTCGTGGTACGACTTCAAAAAGATTGGTAAAAATTTTAAAAGAAGCAGGAGTAAAAGAAATTCATTTCCGAAGTGTGTCTCCGCCAATTATTGCACCTTGCTATTTAGGAATTGATACGCCATCTAAAGACGATTTAATTTCTGCCAATATGTCAACTGAGCAGTTGCGAGATTATTTGGGAGTAGATTCTCTTGAGTTTTTAAGTACAGAAAATCTAAAAGTAATTTTAGGTTCTGCCAACCATTGCTTCGGATGTTTTACTGAAGAATATCCTGTTGCAAAAGGAGAAGAAATAGAATTATTCAGTTAA
- a CDS encoding porin family protein, whose translation MKKLILGLAITAGSLAFAQTTTTTTTTRSMSSDVRFGIKAGMNVSSLSDDGSLADQGSKIGFNAGLFANIPIAESFSIQPEVLYTQYGDKYDEVVLGNRYSYANHFDYIAVPVMFQYNFIPNLYVEAGPEFGFMVSAKNKAKNETNNDVIAESGNYKDNFNTFNVGIGLGAGYYFTDNIGLTARYVAGVTDIAKDRPAGRDAVRNNVFQVGLAYKF comes from the coding sequence ATGAAAAAGTTAATTTTAGGACTAGCAATTACAGCAGGTTCATTAGCATTCGCTCAGACTACAACTACAACCACTACTACAAGATCAATGTCTTCAGATGTAAGATTTGGTATTAAAGCAGGGATGAACGTTTCTTCATTATCAGATGATGGTTCGTTAGCAGATCAAGGATCAAAAATTGGTTTTAATGCAGGTTTATTTGCAAATATTCCAATTGCTGAATCATTCAGTATTCAACCGGAAGTATTGTACACACAATATGGTGACAAATATGACGAGGTTGTATTAGGTAACAGATATTCTTACGCTAATCACTTTGATTATATTGCAGTACCAGTTATGTTCCAATATAACTTCATTCCGAATTTATATGTTGAAGCAGGTCCGGAATTTGGTTTCATGGTAAGTGCTAAAAACAAAGCTAAAAACGAAACTAATAACGACGTAATCGCTGAATCTGGAAATTATAAAGACAACTTCAATACTTTTAACGTAGGTATTGGTCTTGGTGCAGGTTATTATTTTACAGATAATATTGGTTTAACTGCAAGATATGTTGCTGGTGTAACTGATATTGCTAAAGACAGACCAGCTGGTAGAGATGCAGTTAGAAATAACGTATTCCAAGTTGGTTTAGCTTATAAATTCTAA
- the aroB gene encoding 3-dehydroquinate synthase produces MITILDRNFSQLNDFLTENSFSKIFILVDENTHEYCLPVLLGNLETDVSFEILEIEPGEDMKNIQTVNQLWEILTEMKADRKALIINLGGGVITDMGGFVASTYKRGIQFINVPTTLLSMCDASIGGKTGIDLLHYKNMVGTFSFPEQIFVFPQFLETLPYKELVSGFAEMLKHGLIADKTHWDNLIQIQKLDVPGIIPLIETSMNIKQDVVEKDFHEKNIRKTLNFGHTIGHAIESLCLEKESPILHGEAVALGMICETNLSQLEGLISKEDADVIIENIHKYYSFIDLSDFKEEDIFNLLLNDKKNVQSKINFSLLTDIGFCTFDYECSTENILKSLNFYKTLSGF; encoded by the coding sequence ATGATCACTATATTAGACCGCAATTTTTCTCAACTCAACGATTTTCTGACTGAAAACAGCTTTAGTAAAATTTTTATTCTTGTGGATGAGAACACTCACGAATATTGTCTTCCGGTTCTTCTTGGAAATTTGGAAACTGATGTGAGCTTCGAGATCCTGGAAATAGAGCCTGGAGAAGACATGAAAAATATACAGACCGTCAACCAGCTTTGGGAAATTCTTACAGAGATGAAGGCAGATAGGAAAGCGCTGATAATCAATCTTGGAGGCGGCGTTATCACAGATATGGGCGGCTTTGTAGCGTCTACCTATAAAAGAGGAATTCAATTTATCAACGTTCCTACTACTCTATTATCGATGTGTGATGCATCAATTGGGGGCAAAACAGGGATTGATTTGCTGCATTACAAAAATATGGTGGGAACATTCAGTTTTCCGGAGCAGATTTTTGTTTTCCCTCAGTTTCTGGAAACTCTCCCTTATAAAGAATTAGTGAGTGGTTTTGCAGAAATGCTGAAACATGGATTAATTGCTGATAAAACACATTGGGATAATTTAATTCAGATTCAAAAATTAGATGTGCCGGGAATTATTCCGCTTATTGAAACCTCGATGAATATCAAGCAAGACGTGGTGGAAAAAGATTTTCACGAAAAAAACATCAGAAAAACATTAAATTTTGGCCATACCATCGGTCATGCCATTGAAAGCCTTTGTTTAGAAAAAGAAAGCCCGATTTTGCATGGTGAAGCTGTAGCTTTAGGAATGATCTGCGAAACAAATCTTTCTCAGCTGGAAGGTTTAATTTCTAAAGAAGATGCTGATGTAATTATAGAAAATATTCACAAATATTATTCTTTTATCGATCTGAGTGATTTTAAAGAAGAAGATATTTTTAATCTTTTGTTGAATGACAAAAAGAATGTTCAGAGCAAAATCAATTTTTCACTGCTGACTGACATCGGCTTTTGTACATTCGATTATGAATGTTCCACAGAAAATATTCTCAAATCTCTCAATTTTTACAAGACATTAAGTGGTTTTTAA
- a CDS encoding pseudouridine synthase: MNKKYSKSETEPFVSNKSEEKKSFGAKRGGVRSSDTRDKYERGSLKYGRRPGSETDRDDDRARSFVQKRRFKKVEKDVHKDTIRLNKYIANSGICSRREADDLIVQGLVEVNGKVVTEMGYQVEKTDKVVFDGQGITPEKPVYVLLNKPKGYISTTKDDKARKTVMDLVANASPYRLFPVGRLDRSTTGVILLTNDGHMTKKLTHPSFDAKKIYHVTLDKKLTNEDMKLIVEGIRLEEGVAMVDQISFIEGKPRNEIGMEIHIGWNRVIRRIFQRLGYEVEALDRVMFAGMTKKNIKRGHWRILTDLEVNNLKML; encoded by the coding sequence ATGAATAAAAAATACTCAAAATCTGAAACAGAACCATTTGTATCCAACAAAAGTGAAGAAAAAAAATCTTTCGGAGCTAAGAGAGGAGGCGTAAGAAGTTCTGACACAAGAGATAAATACGAAAGAGGCAGTCTGAAATACGGAAGAAGACCAGGAAGTGAAACAGACCGCGATGACGACAGAGCCAGATCTTTTGTACAGAAAAGAAGATTCAAAAAAGTAGAAAAAGATGTACATAAAGACACGATTCGTCTTAACAAATACATCGCCAACTCAGGAATCTGCAGCAGAAGAGAGGCAGATGATCTGATTGTTCAGGGATTGGTAGAAGTGAACGGAAAAGTAGTCACAGAGATGGGCTATCAGGTTGAGAAAACTGATAAAGTTGTATTCGACGGACAAGGCATTACACCAGAAAAGCCTGTTTATGTTCTTTTAAATAAACCTAAAGGATACATTTCTACAACAAAAGATGACAAGGCAAGAAAAACAGTGATGGATCTGGTTGCGAATGCATCACCATATCGTCTGTTCCCTGTGGGGAGATTAGACCGTTCTACAACGGGAGTTATTCTTTTAACAAATGACGGACATATGACCAAAAAGCTGACTCACCCGTCTTTTGATGCTAAAAAGATCTATCACGTAACTTTGGATAAAAAACTTACCAACGAAGATATGAAGCTGATCGTAGAAGGGATTCGTCTGGAAGAAGGTGTTGCGATGGTTGATCAGATTTCATTTATCGAAGGAAAACCGAGAAACGAGATCGGAATGGAAATTCATATCGGTTGGAATCGCGTAATCAGAAGAATTTTCCAGAGATTAGGATATGAAGTTGAAGCTCTAGACAGAGTAATGTTTGCAGGAATGACCAAGAAAAACATCAAGAGAGGACACTGGAGAATCTTGACAGATTTGGAAGTGAATAATTTGAAAATGCTTTAA
- a CDS encoding TlpA family protein disulfide reductase encodes MKKFLLSVLFLFNLCCFGQNIKVSAKSFRPFKYKVLVANAFDEKYYNGNQIVDSAAVVNDRFEIVFPNRNSDIPYPYRFSDRITTSSFYQSSIFFVNPKTKNIILGKENQPQNFDVFTDENLTNNEVLKFEKYFENFNLEKEKFQKAAQEEYERLEKNGGVSQEFWDNYQTSEKKLSVKEDSILLNFVKTNPNSFVALWKLVEKFDRNAYSEIYDETFNLLSSEMKSKQTAETLRLAIRQASIFQIGKKFPSPQIKNLNSLKNEFKIPKAKYILIDFWFSHCKPCLDQMPNYVEIYSKYQPKGFEIVGIATDKSKFKKNLESTIEKFKIPWNNYWDENGKQSSEWTITSFPTNYLLDEKGNIIAKNISEMELSNLLNEKFK; translated from the coding sequence GTGAAAAAGTTTTTATTATCTGTTTTATTTCTTTTCAATTTGTGCTGCTTTGGGCAAAATATTAAGGTTTCCGCAAAGAGTTTCAGACCATTTAAATATAAGGTTTTAGTAGCAAATGCCTTTGATGAAAAATATTATAACGGTAATCAGATCGTTGATTCTGCAGCTGTAGTAAATGATCGATTTGAGATTGTATTTCCCAATCGCAATTCAGATATTCCTTATCCTTACAGATTTTCAGACAGAATTACGACATCGTCTTTTTATCAGAGTAGTATTTTTTTCGTCAATCCCAAAACCAAAAACATAATTTTAGGGAAAGAAAATCAGCCTCAAAATTTTGACGTTTTTACAGATGAAAATTTAACTAATAATGAAGTTTTAAAATTTGAAAAATATTTTGAAAATTTTAATCTGGAAAAAGAAAAATTTCAAAAGGCAGCGCAAGAAGAATATGAAAGGCTGGAAAAAAATGGCGGAGTTTCTCAGGAGTTTTGGGATAATTATCAAACCTCAGAAAAAAAGCTGAGTGTAAAAGAGGATTCAATTCTATTAAATTTTGTAAAAACTAATCCAAATTCATTTGTAGCTCTATGGAAATTAGTAGAAAAATTCGACAGAAATGCATATTCGGAAATCTATGACGAAACATTTAATCTTCTGTCATCAGAAATGAAATCAAAACAAACAGCTGAAACTTTAAGATTAGCAATCAGGCAGGCTAGTATATTTCAGATAGGCAAAAAATTTCCCAGTCCCCAAATAAAAAATTTAAATAGTCTAAAAAATGAATTTAAGATTCCAAAAGCTAAATATATTTTGATTGACTTCTGGTTTAGTCATTGCAAACCATGTCTAGATCAAATGCCTAATTATGTTGAAATTTACTCTAAATACCAGCCGAAAGGTTTTGAAATAGTTGGCATTGCAACAGATAAAAGTAAGTTTAAAAAAAATCTAGAAAGCACAATTGAGAAATTCAAAATTCCCTGGAACAATTATTGGGATGAAAATGGGAAACAATCTTCGGAATGGACGATCACCTCTTTTCCTACAAATTATTTGCTAGATGAAAAAGGTAACATTATAGCTAAAAATATTTCAGAAATGGAACTGTCAAATCTGTTGAATGAAAAATTTAAGTAA
- the pncA gene encoding bifunctional nicotinamidase/pyrazinamidase has product MKKALIIVDVQNDFCEGGALAVPEANEIIPYINSLMEENEYDQIVLTQDWHPANHKSFASNNGKKVGESIILNGVPQFMWPDHCIEGTFGAEFHQDLNREKVTHIVQKGKNPEIDSYSGFQDNNHFMKTGLDDFLKYHDIQLVEIVGLAMDYCVKFTATDAVANGYITCLHFNGTKAVNVKPDNAKDAIFEMIQKGVTVLG; this is encoded by the coding sequence ATGAAAAAAGCATTAATCATAGTCGATGTACAAAACGATTTTTGTGAGGGTGGCGCATTGGCTGTTCCGGAAGCTAACGAAATAATTCCTTACATCAATTCTTTGATGGAAGAAAATGAATATGACCAGATTGTGCTTACGCAAGACTGGCATCCTGCAAATCATAAAAGTTTTGCCAGTAATAATGGTAAAAAAGTAGGTGAAAGTATTATTCTGAATGGAGTTCCGCAGTTTATGTGGCCAGATCATTGTATCGAAGGCACTTTCGGAGCAGAATTTCATCAGGATCTGAACCGGGAAAAAGTGACGCATATTGTTCAAAAAGGAAAAAATCCCGAGATCGACAGCTATAGCGGCTTTCAGGATAACAATCATTTTATGAAAACAGGTCTTGATGATTTTTTAAAGTATCATGACATTCAACTGGTAGAAATTGTAGGTTTGGCGATGGATTATTGTGTGAAATTTACAGCAACAGACGCAGTTGCCAACGGATATATCACTTGTCTTCACTTTAACGGAACAAAAGCTGTAAACGTAAAACCCGACAATGCGAAAGATGCCATTTTTGAAATGATTCAGAAAGGCGTAACGGTTTTGGGGTGA